In the genome of Bradyrhizobium arachidis, one region contains:
- a CDS encoding chemotaxis protein CheW, with amino-acid sequence MSKKTQVGEGAMVEYVTAMIGGQLFGLPISRVQDVFMPERVTRVPLASREIAGVLNLRGRIVTVIDMRARLGLPKAEDGKAPMAVGVDLRGESYGLLIDQIGEVLRLPEAGMEENPVNLDPRMAKLAGGVHRLDGQLMVVLDVDRVLELKTEVQMAA; translated from the coding sequence ATGAGCAAGAAGACGCAAGTTGGCGAAGGTGCCATGGTCGAATACGTCACCGCGATGATCGGCGGCCAGCTGTTCGGCCTGCCGATCTCCCGCGTCCAGGACGTGTTCATGCCCGAGCGCGTCACCCGTGTGCCCCTGGCCTCGCGCGAGATCGCCGGCGTGTTGAACCTGCGCGGCCGCATCGTCACCGTGATCGACATGCGCGCCCGGCTCGGCCTGCCCAAGGCCGAGGACGGCAAGGCGCCGATGGCGGTCGGCGTTGACCTCCGCGGTGAATCCTATGGCCTCCTGATCGACCAGATCGGCGAGGTGCTGCGCCTGCCCGAGGCCGGCATGGAAGAGAACCCCGTCAACCTCGACCCCCGCATGGCCAAGCTCGCCGGCGGTGTCCACCGTCTCGACGGCCAGCTCATGGTCGTCCTCGACGTCGACCGCGTGCTCGAGTTGAAGACCGAAGTGCAGATGGCTGCGTGA
- a CDS encoding response regulator — translation MKTCLVVDDSSVVRKIARRILEGLEFQVTEAEDGSKALEICQKQLPDAVLLDWNMPVMDGFEFMGHMRRLPGGDQPKVVFCTTENNVAHIAQALSGGANEYIMKPFDKDIIADKFAEVGLIPVGQAMV, via the coding sequence ATGAAGACATGTTTGGTGGTCGATGACTCCAGCGTCGTGCGCAAGATCGCGCGCCGGATCCTGGAGGGCCTGGAATTCCAAGTCACCGAGGCCGAGGACGGCTCCAAGGCGCTCGAGATCTGCCAGAAGCAGCTGCCCGATGCGGTGCTGCTCGACTGGAACATGCCCGTGATGGACGGCTTCGAGTTCATGGGCCACATGCGCCGCCTGCCCGGCGGCGACCAGCCGAAGGTGGTGTTCTGCACCACCGAGAACAACGTCGCTCACATCGCTCAGGCGCTCAGCGGCGGCGCCAACGAGTACATCATGAAGCCCTTCGACAAAGACATCATCGCCGACAAGTTCGCTGAAGTTGGTTTGATCCCGGTCGGACAAGCCATGGTCTGA
- a CDS encoding CheR family methyltransferase, giving the protein MTPTEYEYLRKFLKDNSGLDLSADKQYLIESRLLPLARKVGLSGIAELVQKLQAGSRQLITDVVEAMTTNETFFFRDKVPFDHFRDTIMPEIIKARAGRRSVRIWCAAGSTGQEPYSLAMCLKEMGAALTGWRVEIIATDLSQEVLEKAKAGIYSQFEVQRGLPIQMLVKYFKQTGETWQINPELRAMIQHRQLNLLHDFAQLGTFDVIFCRNVLIYFDQDTKINIFNRLARQIEPDGFLVLGAAETVVGLTDTFRPIPERRGLYKPNDPRAAVAKPVLAGAAPRMAVMAGR; this is encoded by the coding sequence GTGACCCCGACCGAGTACGAGTATCTGCGTAAGTTCCTGAAGGATAATTCGGGTCTCGACCTGTCCGCAGACAAGCAATATCTGATCGAAAGCCGCCTGCTGCCGCTTGCCCGCAAGGTGGGGCTGTCCGGCATCGCCGAGCTCGTGCAGAAGCTGCAGGCCGGCTCGCGCCAGCTGATCACCGACGTGGTCGAAGCCATGACCACCAACGAGACCTTCTTCTTCCGCGACAAGGTCCCGTTCGATCATTTCCGCGACACCATCATGCCCGAGATCATCAAGGCGCGCGCCGGCAGGCGCAGCGTGCGCATCTGGTGCGCCGCCGGCTCGACCGGGCAGGAGCCCTATTCGCTGGCGATGTGCCTGAAGGAAATGGGCGCGGCCCTTACCGGCTGGCGTGTCGAGATCATCGCGACCGACCTGTCGCAGGAGGTGCTGGAGAAGGCCAAGGCCGGCATCTACAGCCAGTTCGAGGTGCAGCGCGGTCTGCCGATCCAGATGCTGGTGAAATATTTCAAGCAGACCGGCGAGACCTGGCAGATCAATCCCGAACTGCGGGCGATGATCCAGCACCGTCAGCTCAATTTGCTGCACGACTTCGCCCAGCTCGGCACCTTCGACGTCATCTTCTGCCGCAACGTGCTGATCTATTTCGACCAGGACACCAAGATCAACATCTTCAACCGCCTGGCGCGCCAGATCGAGCCCGACGGCTTCCTGGTGCTGGGTGCGGCCGAAACCGTGGTCGGTCTGACCGATACGTTCAGGCCGATCCCGGAGCGGCGCGGCCTCTACAAGCCGAACGACCCGCGTGCCGCCGTTGCCAAGCCGGTGCTCGCCGGCGCGGCGCCGCGCATGGCGGTCATGGCAGGACGATAG
- a CDS encoding response regulator gives MPRSSLSPVSSNLPDVAERRALQLLVVDDDATQRSLITVAAKQAGHEVTVAPSVAEAIEKLRAARFDCVTLDLVLEDGDGIDVLREMAEAKFAGAVIVISGMDGKRRSAARSFARSVGIELQSLPKPLDLAALRISLANLGKTAMGLPAIHTWGGVATDAIVERHRA, from the coding sequence ATGCCCAGAAGTTCCCTCTCCCCTGTCTCGTCCAACCTGCCCGACGTCGCCGAGCGGCGTGCGCTTCAGCTGCTGGTGGTCGACGACGATGCCACGCAGCGCAGCCTGATCACGGTCGCCGCCAAGCAGGCCGGCCACGAAGTCACCGTGGCGCCGTCCGTGGCGGAAGCCATCGAGAAGCTCCGCGCCGCGCGCTTCGACTGCGTGACGCTCGATCTCGTGCTGGAGGACGGCGACGGCATCGACGTGCTGCGCGAGATGGCGGAGGCGAAATTCGCCGGTGCGGTGATCGTCATCAGCGGCATGGACGGCAAGCGCCGCAGCGCCGCCCGCAGCTTCGCCCGCTCCGTGGGGATCGAGCTCCAGAGCCTGCCGAAGCCGCTGGACCTCGCGGCCCTGCGCATCAGCCTCGCCAATCTCGGCAAGACCGCGATGGGCCTGCCGGCGATTCACACCTGGGGTGGTGTCGCCACCGACGCGATCGTGGAACGGCACCGCGCCTGA
- a CDS encoding response regulator transcription factor — protein MAEQSSRGEIFVVDDDPAVRDTLSMVLKAAGYEVICFADGAALLSVARNRTPAAILLDVHIPGKSGLDILKELHGEDYPAPIFMISGQGDITMAVGAIKSGALDFIEKPFRGSEIVGRLDEAIGAYARRQAENASPKFGSLHFPGREPLTRREREVLEQFASGASNKEAGRTLGISPRTIEDHRANIMKKLGARNAADLIRIVMTAAQRAS, from the coding sequence ATGGCCGAACAAAGCTCTCGCGGTGAAATCTTCGTGGTCGACGACGACCCTGCCGTTCGCGACACCTTGTCGATGGTGTTGAAGGCGGCGGGTTATGAGGTGATCTGTTTTGCGGACGGCGCTGCGCTGCTCTCCGTCGCGCGAAACCGCACACCGGCTGCGATCCTGCTCGACGTGCACATTCCCGGAAAGTCGGGCCTCGACATCCTGAAGGAGCTGCATGGCGAGGACTATCCGGCACCGATCTTCATGATCTCCGGGCAGGGCGACATCACCATGGCGGTGGGCGCCATCAAGAGCGGCGCGCTCGATTTCATCGAGAAGCCGTTCCGCGGCAGCGAGATCGTCGGCCGGCTCGACGAGGCGATCGGGGCCTATGCTCGCAGGCAGGCGGAAAACGCCTCGCCGAAATTCGGCTCGCTGCATTTCCCCGGACGCGAGCCGTTGACGCGCAGGGAGCGCGAGGTGCTGGAGCAGTTCGCCTCCGGTGCGTCCAACAAGGAAGCCGGCCGCACGCTCGGCATCAGCCCGCGCACCATCGAGGACCATCGCGCCAACATCATGAAGAAGCTCGGCGCACGCAACGCCGCCGACCTGATCCGCATCGTGATGACCGCGGCCCAGCGCGCGTCGTAA
- a CDS encoding PAS domain S-box protein yields the protein MSAPASDDEDGSSAPVQNKRGHTGRPANIPMTLTTRLAIAMILLVAVTVAAVGWLGYRNITQAVIPRVLERVEAQSRLLATNLESYVSGVRGDLIGYRSAAAINGLIRAHIGGGIDASDGVSEQTWRERIATRLVAEIEAKPSYGQFRIIGIDDDQRELVRVDRSGPNGAARTVPNSELAHKTERTYFQETIKLAPGEIYVSPIDLATRQGGTTDLHIPTLRVATPLFTAAGKPFGIIVANIDMRPALERVRAATSSGGEIYVVNSRGDYLVNPDRTREFGSLHGHPTNWRNDFPYFSAAAGTPDVSTHLTTDVAGRPSGAALAPALLAGKEWIAIIVTVPPAVFGRVPAAIQKTSLLVGVLAVLAAAALAVLLARSLTRPIGRLTAAVEAIGSGRPADIPVDASGETGVLARAFAQMVEETRANTAALEREVREHRRTEAARSHHAAREQLFSAAVESSDDAIVMQTLAAIITGWNPAAERLYGYSADEAIGQPTSIIVPPDRREQGKDYLRRIASGEPIERFETVRVRKDGTPVEISLSLSPIRGPSGEIVGASGSARSLTEARRAERVLQQRLEERRQIFDTSQDLIMIMDARGHVAQISPSSETILGYKPAEMIGRSGADFVHPDHLEHSRAEMRALRRGDRPKLDDTRCFHKNGHEVWLSWLGSWSEQAHRFFFVGRDMTEARLAQESLQESERLARNIVETSLDAFVQTDEASRILNWNSQAEQLFGWRRDEVLGKSTIDLIVAESDRARVQAGLKRFLEEEDGRTLNRRRELMCRRRDGKEFKAELSVTALKRREGLLFNVFYRDLTDKIAAEERIRHAEKMEAVGQLTGGVAHDFNNILTVITGTIEILAEAVEKEPQLAAITKMIDEAAARGAELTQHLLAFARKQPLQPREIDINSLIIDTAKLLRPTLGEQIQIESVFEDENCVAIVDPNQLTTAILNLALNARDAMPGGGKLIVETGAAYLDEVYASVNDVRPGHYVLIAVSDTGTGIPASMLARVFDPFFTSKGPGKGTGLGLSMVYGFIKQSAGHIKIYSEEGHGTTIKMYLPPGKTPTVATEGVTPVTIEGGHETILVVEDDRLVRDYVLAQLHSLGYVTLQAANAAEALAIVATGKPFDLLFTDVIMPGKMNGRQLADELTKTRPDLKVVYTSGYTENAIIHHGRLDSGVLLLAKPYRKSDLARIIRKALSA from the coding sequence ATGTCAGCTCCGGCCAGCGATGACGAGGACGGCTCCTCTGCTCCAGTCCAGAACAAGCGTGGCCATACGGGACGTCCAGCGAACATCCCCATGACGCTCACGACGCGGCTGGCCATCGCGATGATCCTGCTGGTGGCGGTGACCGTGGCCGCCGTCGGCTGGCTCGGCTATCGCAACATCACGCAAGCCGTCATTCCGCGCGTGCTGGAGCGGGTCGAAGCCCAGTCGCGGCTGCTGGCGACCAATCTCGAATCCTACGTTTCCGGCGTTCGCGGCGATCTGATCGGCTATCGCTCCGCCGCAGCCATCAACGGCCTGATCCGCGCTCACATCGGCGGCGGAATTGACGCGTCTGACGGCGTCTCGGAGCAGACCTGGCGCGAGCGCATCGCAACCCGGCTCGTGGCCGAGATCGAGGCCAAGCCCAGCTACGGGCAGTTTCGAATCATCGGCATTGACGACGACCAGCGCGAGCTGGTCCGCGTCGATCGCTCGGGCCCGAATGGGGCGGCACGGACCGTCCCCAATAGCGAGCTGGCGCACAAGACCGAGCGAACCTACTTCCAGGAAACGATCAAGCTCGCGCCGGGCGAGATTTACGTGTCGCCGATTGACCTCGCGACCCGGCAGGGCGGGACCACGGACTTGCACATTCCGACCCTGCGGGTCGCGACGCCGCTTTTCACGGCGGCGGGCAAGCCGTTCGGCATCATCGTCGCCAATATCGACATGCGTCCGGCACTCGAGCGCGTCCGCGCGGCGACGAGCTCGGGAGGCGAAATCTATGTCGTGAATTCGCGCGGCGACTATCTCGTCAATCCTGACCGCACGCGGGAATTCGGCTCGTTGCATGGCCATCCCACCAACTGGCGCAATGATTTTCCGTATTTTTCAGCCGCGGCCGGCACGCCCGACGTGTCGACGCACCTCACGACCGACGTCGCGGGCCGGCCAAGCGGCGCGGCGCTCGCGCCGGCGCTGCTTGCGGGCAAGGAGTGGATCGCGATCATCGTGACCGTTCCCCCGGCCGTGTTCGGCCGCGTGCCGGCCGCCATTCAGAAGACGTCCCTGCTCGTCGGCGTGCTCGCCGTGCTCGCCGCGGCGGCGCTCGCGGTGCTGCTGGCGCGCTCATTGACCCGGCCGATCGGACGCCTGACCGCGGCGGTGGAGGCCATCGGCAGCGGACGGCCGGCGGACATTCCGGTCGACGCCAGCGGCGAAACCGGCGTGCTGGCGCGCGCTTTTGCCCAGATGGTCGAAGAGACCAGGGCGAACACGGCCGCGCTCGAGCGCGAGGTCCGAGAGCATCGCCGCACCGAGGCCGCGCGAAGCCATCATGCGGCGCGCGAGCAATTGTTCAGCGCCGCGGTCGAATCGTCCGACGATGCGATCGTGATGCAGACGCTCGCGGCCATCATCACCGGCTGGAATCCGGCGGCAGAGCGCCTCTATGGCTATTCGGCGGACGAGGCGATCGGCCAGCCCACCTCCATCATAGTCCCGCCCGACCGCCGCGAGCAGGGCAAGGACTATCTGCGGCGGATCGCGAGCGGCGAGCCGATCGAGCGCTTCGAGACGGTGCGCGTGCGCAAGGACGGCACGCCGGTCGAGATCTCGCTCAGCCTCTCGCCGATCAGGGGACCTTCGGGCGAGATCGTCGGCGCCTCCGGCAGCGCGCGCAGCCTCACCGAGGCGCGGCGGGCCGAGCGCGTGCTGCAGCAGCGGCTCGAGGAGCGCCGCCAGATCTTCGACACCTCGCAGGATCTGATCATGATCATGGACGCACGCGGCCATGTCGCGCAGATCAGTCCGAGCAGCGAGACCATTCTCGGCTACAAGCCGGCCGAGATGATCGGCCGCAGCGGCGCCGATTTCGTTCATCCCGATCATCTGGAGCATTCCCGCGCGGAGATGCGCGCGCTGCGGCGCGGTGACCGCCCCAAGCTCGACGACACCCGCTGCTTCCACAAGAACGGGCACGAGGTCTGGCTGTCATGGCTCGGCAGCTGGTCCGAGCAGGCGCACCGGTTCTTCTTCGTCGGACGCGACATGACGGAGGCAAGGCTCGCGCAGGAATCCCTGCAAGAGAGCGAACGGCTCGCCCGCAACATCGTCGAGACCTCGCTCGACGCCTTCGTCCAGACCGACGAGGCGAGCAGGATCCTGAACTGGAACTCGCAGGCGGAACAGCTGTTCGGCTGGCGCCGCGACGAGGTGCTCGGCAAGAGCACGATCGACCTGATCGTGGCCGAGAGCGATCGCGCGCGGGTCCAGGCCGGCCTGAAGCGCTTCCTGGAAGAGGAGGACGGTAGGACGCTGAACCGCCGCCGCGAGCTCATGTGCCGGCGGCGCGATGGCAAGGAATTCAAGGCCGAGCTGAGCGTCACCGCGCTGAAGCGCCGCGAGGGCCTGCTGTTCAACGTGTTCTACCGCGACCTCACCGACAAGATCGCGGCCGAGGAGCGTATCCGCCACGCCGAGAAGATGGAGGCGGTCGGCCAGCTCACCGGCGGCGTCGCGCACGACTTCAACAACATCCTCACCGTCATCACCGGGACGATCGAGATCCTGGCGGAGGCGGTCGAGAAGGAGCCGCAGCTTGCGGCCATCACCAAGATGATCGACGAGGCCGCCGCGCGCGGCGCCGAGCTGACCCAGCATCTGCTCGCCTTCGCGCGCAAGCAGCCGCTGCAGCCGCGCGAGATCGACATCAATTCGCTGATCATCGACACCGCGAAGCTGTTGCGGCCGACCCTGGGCGAGCAGATCCAGATCGAATCGGTGTTCGAGGACGAGAACTGCGTCGCGATCGTCGACCCCAACCAGCTCACCACCGCGATCCTCAACCTCGCGCTCAATGCCCGCGACGCCATGCCGGGCGGCGGCAAGCTGATCGTGGAGACGGGTGCCGCCTATCTCGACGAGGTCTATGCCAGCGTCAACGATGTCAGGCCCGGGCATTACGTGCTGATCGCCGTGAGCGACACCGGCACCGGCATTCCGGCGAGCATGCTGGCGAGGGTGTTCGACCCGTTCTTCACCTCGAAGGGACCGGGCAAGGGCACGGGGCTCGGGCTTTCGATGGTCTACGGCTTCATCAAGCAGTCCGCGGGACACATCAAGATCTACAGCGAGGAAGGCCACGGCACCACGATCAAGATGTACCTGCCGCCCGGCAAGACGCCGACGGTGGCCACAGAGGGCGTGACACCGGTGACGATCGAGGGCGGACACGAGACGATCCTCGTGGTCGAGGACGACCGGCTGGTGCGCGACTACGTGCTGGCGCAGCTGCATTCGCTGGGTTACGTCACCTTGCAGGCCGCGAACGCCGCTGAGGCGCTCGCGATCGTCGCCACCGGCAAGCCGTTCGACCTGCTATTCACCGACGTCATCATGCCCGGCAAGATGAACGGACGGCAGCTCGCCGACGAGCTGACGAAGACGCGTCCCGATCTGAAGGTGGTCTACACGTCAGGCTATACCGAGAACGCGATCATCCATCACGGCCGGCTGGATTCGGGCGTGCTGCTGCTGGCGAAGCCCTACCGCAAGTCGGATCTCGCGCGGATCATCCGCAAGGCCCTGAGCGCTTGA
- a CDS encoding response regulator — translation MANILIVDDDPAVQITIRLLLERAGHHVTVAGDGRQGLAAFEASHFDLLFLDIFMPGMDGLETMRHIRAQWPAVPIIVISGRSATPDAYAEPDFLKMATKLGAVASLQKPFGPGALLAAVDGCLEATLPERSDVSSGQR, via the coding sequence GTGGCCAACATCCTGATCGTGGATGACGACCCCGCCGTGCAGATCACGATCCGGCTGCTCCTGGAGAGGGCCGGACATCACGTCACCGTCGCCGGCGACGGCCGCCAGGGACTTGCAGCGTTCGAGGCCAGCCATTTCGACCTGTTGTTTCTCGACATCTTCATGCCCGGCATGGATGGGCTGGAGACGATGCGCCACATCCGGGCACAGTGGCCGGCCGTTCCGATCATCGTGATCTCCGGCCGTTCGGCCACGCCGGACGCCTATGCGGAGCCGGATTTCCTGAAGATGGCGACCAAGCTCGGCGCGGTGGCGAGCCTGCAAAAGCCGTTCGGGCCCGGCGCCCTACTCGCCGCGGTCGATGGCTGCCTGGAGGCGACTCTGCCGGAGAGGTCCGATGTCAGCTCCGGCCAGCGATGA
- a CDS encoding GntR family transcriptional regulator, producing METVHTAPRAAARLDRARQAAPQVFERLRNAILALELPPGAPLSRTELATQFGVSSTPIRDALMRLEEEGLVEVFPQHATVVSRVDVGRAEQAHFLRQALELEIVRLLAEEHDAALVIRLDHAIALQQQFAKAGDFESFIAGDNDFHAQLYAAAGKQELWSLVRSRSGHIDRLRRLHLPSPGKAQNIVRHHKLITRAIEAGDPDAAQQHLRTHLSGTLSELDKIRSRYPEYLTD from the coding sequence ATGGAAACCGTCCATACCGCGCCGCGCGCGGCCGCCCGCCTCGACCGGGCCCGGCAGGCCGCGCCGCAGGTGTTCGAGCGGCTGCGCAACGCCATTCTCGCACTCGAACTGCCGCCGGGCGCGCCGCTGTCGCGCACCGAGCTCGCCACGCAATTCGGCGTCAGCTCGACCCCGATCCGCGACGCCCTGATGCGGCTTGAGGAAGAAGGACTGGTCGAGGTGTTTCCGCAGCACGCGACCGTGGTCAGCCGGGTCGATGTCGGCCGCGCCGAGCAGGCCCATTTCCTGCGCCAGGCGCTGGAGCTCGAAATCGTCCGGCTGCTCGCGGAAGAGCATGACGCGGCCCTGGTCATCCGGCTCGACCACGCGATCGCGCTCCAGCAGCAATTCGCCAAGGCCGGCGATTTCGAGAGCTTCATCGCCGGCGACAATGATTTTCACGCGCAGCTTTATGCCGCCGCGGGCAAGCAGGAGCTCTGGTCGCTGGTGCGCAGCCGCAGCGGACATATCGACCGGCTGCGCCGGCTGCATCTGCCCTCACCCGGCAAGGCCCAGAACATCGTGCGCCATCACAAGCTGATCACGCGCGCGATCGAGGCCGGCGACCCCGATGCCGCGCAGCAGCACCTGCGCACACACCTGTCGGGCACCCTGAGCGAGCTGGACAAGATCCGGAGCCGCTATCCCGAGTACCTGACCGACTAG
- a CDS encoding ABC transporter substrate-binding protein — MMKQLQRGLAAMALITAAALFAPAAQAQQKSEIALSRQPGIFYMPSHIMEKLKLIEKHAASLGVSGVTTKWITFSGGGAQTDALLAGGVDILNTGTGNLLLLWDRTRGGVKGIVATSAQPMTLISRDDNIKSIKDFGPADKIAVPTVKVSTQAIVLQIAAAEAFGADQWSKLDANTVQLGHPDAYAALSNPKHEVHTHFSIPPFTFLELKNVPGAHVVLNSPDVMGGPLSQAQFFTTTKFADANPKIIKAVRDATKEAQDLIRSDTKQAVEIYKEITGDKTSVEELLDLLKQPGMMEWNLEPQGTMKFAAHLYKTGTLKTQPKAWTDYYLPVAHDLKGN, encoded by the coding sequence ATGATGAAGCAATTGCAGCGTGGCCTTGCGGCCATGGCCTTGATCACCGCCGCCGCCCTTTTCGCGCCCGCGGCGCAGGCGCAGCAGAAATCCGAGATCGCGCTGTCGCGCCAGCCCGGCATTTTCTACATGCCGAGCCACATCATGGAGAAGCTGAAGCTGATCGAGAAGCATGCGGCTTCGCTCGGCGTTTCCGGCGTCACCACCAAATGGATCACCTTCTCCGGCGGCGGCGCGCAGACCGATGCGCTGCTCGCGGGCGGCGTCGACATCCTCAACACCGGCACCGGCAATCTGCTGCTGCTGTGGGATCGCACCCGCGGCGGCGTGAAGGGCATCGTCGCGACCTCGGCGCAGCCGATGACGCTGATCAGCCGCGACGACAACATCAAGTCGATCAAGGATTTTGGGCCCGCCGACAAGATCGCGGTGCCGACGGTGAAGGTCTCAACCCAGGCGATCGTGCTTCAGATCGCCGCCGCCGAAGCGTTCGGCGCCGACCAATGGTCGAAGCTCGATGCCAACACCGTGCAGCTCGGCCATCCCGACGCCTATGCGGCGCTGTCCAATCCGAAGCACGAGGTGCACACCCACTTCTCGATCCCGCCCTTCACCTTCCTGGAGCTGAAGAACGTGCCGGGCGCGCATGTCGTGCTGAACTCGCCCGACGTGATGGGCGGCCCGCTCAGCCAGGCGCAATTCTTCACCACGACCAAGTTCGCTGACGCCAACCCGAAGATCATCAAGGCCGTGCGCGATGCCACCAAGGAGGCGCAGGACCTGATCCGCAGCGATACGAAGCAGGCGGTCGAGATCTACAAGGAGATCACCGGCGACAAGACCTCGGTCGAGGAGCTGCTCGATCTGCTCAAGCAGCCCGGCATGATGGAGTGGAATCTCGAGCCGCAGGGCACGATGAAGTTCGCCGCCCATCTCTATAAGACCGGCACGCTGAAGACCCAGCCCAAGGCCTGGACGGACTACTATCTCCCCGTCGCGCACGACCTGAAGGGCAACTGA
- a CDS encoding ABC transporter ATP-binding protein, translating to MALLDVNSVTLRYKTSSAVVTATERVSFTVDKSDRFVLLGPSGCGKSTLLKAVGGYMSPSEGRMSISGREIHGPGADRMMIFQEFDQLLPWKSVLANVMFPLLTARKLSRKDAEAKARAYIEKVGLTRVVDAYPHTLSGGMKQRVAIARGMAMEPDILLMDEPFAALDALTRRTCQDELLQLWSETKFTVLFVTHSIAEAIRIGNRILLLSPHPGRVKAEVVDVDKVSNDDGSAGRLEKEIHDLLFAGEATAH from the coding sequence ATGGCGCTGCTCGACGTCAACTCCGTGACGCTGCGCTACAAGACCTCGAGCGCAGTCGTCACAGCCACGGAGAGGGTGAGTTTCACTGTCGACAAGTCCGACCGCTTCGTGCTGCTCGGACCGTCCGGCTGCGGCAAGTCCACCCTGCTCAAGGCCGTCGGCGGCTATATGTCGCCGAGCGAAGGCCGCATGAGCATCAGCGGCCGCGAGATTCACGGCCCCGGCGCCGACCGCATGATGATCTTCCAGGAGTTCGACCAGCTGCTGCCCTGGAAGAGCGTGCTCGCCAACGTGATGTTCCCGCTGCTGACGGCGCGAAAGCTGTCGCGCAAGGACGCCGAGGCGAAGGCGCGGGCCTATATCGAGAAGGTCGGCCTCACCCGCGTGGTCGATGCCTATCCGCACACGCTCTCCGGCGGCATGAAGCAGCGCGTCGCGATCGCGCGCGGCATGGCGATGGAGCCGGACATTTTGCTGATGGACGAGCCGTTCGCAGCGCTCGATGCGCTGACGCGCCGGACCTGCCAGGACGAATTGCTCCAGCTCTGGAGCGAGACCAAGTTCACCGTGCTGTTCGTGACCCATTCGATCGCCGAAGCGATCCGCATCGGCAACCGCATCCTGCTGCTGTCGCCGCATCCGGGCCGGGTCAAGGCCGAGGTCGTCGACGTCGACAAGGTCAGCAATGACGACGGCAGCGCCGGCCGGCTCGAGAAGGAGATCCACGATCTCCTGTTTGCCGGCGAAGCAACGGCGCACTAG
- a CDS encoding ABC transporter permease — protein sequence MGEARILLRDAPVATIGAGEVERKLSVLELLWNDGFVRKTVIILFLAAVWEAYGVYLDNPLLFPTLHDTLLTLYDRVKDGTIPMRAWTSLKVLFMGYSAGIVLAAIFTILAISTRIGTDFLETVTAMFNPLPAIALLPLALIWFGLGNGSLVFVLIHSVLWPVALNTHSGFKSVSNTLRMVGRNYGLRGLPYVAKILIPAAFGSILTGLKIGWAFAWRTLIAAELVFGVSSGQGGLGWFIFENRNLLDIPAVFAGLLTVIIIGLFVENLIFRAIERNTVQKWGTQS from the coding sequence ATGGGCGAAGCGAGAATTCTGCTGCGTGACGCGCCGGTCGCCACCATCGGCGCAGGCGAGGTCGAGCGCAAGCTGAGCGTGCTTGAACTGTTGTGGAACGACGGTTTCGTGCGCAAGACCGTCATCATCCTGTTCCTCGCCGCGGTCTGGGAAGCCTACGGCGTCTACCTCGACAATCCCCTGCTGTTTCCGACGCTGCACGACACGCTTCTGACGCTGTACGACCGCGTGAAGGACGGCACGATCCCGATGCGGGCCTGGACCTCGCTAAAAGTCTTGTTCATGGGCTATTCCGCCGGCATCGTGCTCGCTGCAATCTTCACCATCCTTGCGATCTCCACCCGGATCGGCACCGATTTCCTGGAAACGGTGACGGCGATGTTCAACCCGCTGCCGGCGATCGCGCTCTTGCCGCTGGCGTTGATCTGGTTCGGGCTCGGAAATGGCAGCCTGGTCTTCGTGCTGATCCATTCGGTGCTGTGGCCGGTTGCGCTCAACACCCATTCCGGCTTCAAGAGCGTGTCCAACACGCTGCGCATGGTCGGGCGCAATTACGGCCTGCGCGGCTTGCCTTATGTGGCGAAAATCCTGATCCCCGCGGCGTTCGGCTCGATCCTGACCGGCCTCAAGATCGGCTGGGCCTTCGCCTGGCGAACCCTGATCGCGGCCGAGCTGGTGTTCGGCGTGTCCTCGGGGCAGGGCGGGCTCGGCTGGTTCATCTTCGAGAACCGCAACCTGCTCGACATACCCGCGGTGTTCGCGGGCCTCTTGACGGTGATCATCATCGGGCTCTTTGTCGAGAACCTGATCTTCCGCGCCATCGAGCGGAATACCGTCCAGAAGTGGGGCACTCAATCATGA